In Treponema sp. OMZ 798, the following proteins share a genomic window:
- the aepY gene encoding phosphonopyruvate decarboxylase yields the protein MIRPQFFYELLKENRTGFFTGVPDSLLKSFCAYITDNVEGKNHIIAANEGCAVGLAAGHYFATGTVPLVYMQNSGLGNTVNPLLSLADKEVYSVPMLLVIGWRGEPNVHDEPQHIKQGRVTCSILDAMEIPYCILSDEEGEAKVQVEKAYSRIKESSSPYAIIVRKGIFDSYKLKANEVVPAEMSREEAIEKIVLSAPSSSCFVSTTGMISRELYELRDKHGQGHAKDFLTVGSMGHASQIALGIALSKPGKKVFCIDGDGAAIMHLGGLTSIGSQKPKNMIHIALNNGAHDSVGGQPTVGRKINLCGIAFACGYTKVVTVKTLEELEAQLKDLSSAEGTFLIEVLVSKGSRSDLGRPKSTPIENKKAFMEFLEGKHD from the coding sequence ATGATAAGACCTCAATTTTTTTATGAACTATTAAAAGAAAATAGAACCGGCTTTTTTACGGGTGTTCCTGATTCCCTTTTAAAAAGCTTTTGTGCCTATATTACGGATAATGTAGAAGGTAAAAACCATATTATTGCAGCCAATGAGGGGTGTGCCGTAGGGCTTGCTGCGGGGCATTATTTTGCAACAGGAACCGTTCCTCTCGTCTATATGCAAAATTCGGGTTTGGGAAATACGGTCAATCCTCTTCTTTCTCTTGCGGATAAGGAAGTATATTCAGTGCCGATGCTGCTGGTAATAGGTTGGCGCGGGGAGCCTAATGTGCATGATGAACCTCAGCATATAAAGCAGGGTAGGGTTACTTGCTCTATCCTTGATGCGATGGAGATACCCTATTGTATTCTTTCGGATGAGGAGGGTGAAGCAAAGGTTCAAGTTGAAAAGGCTTACTCCCGTATAAAGGAATCAAGCTCTCCCTATGCGATTATCGTACGTAAAGGAATTTTTGATTCGTATAAATTAAAAGCGAATGAGGTTGTTCCTGCCGAGATGAGCCGCGAGGAAGCAATCGAAAAAATAGTTTTAAGTGCTCCTTCAAGTTCTTGTTTTGTTTCTACAACGGGAATGATCTCAAGGGAATTATATGAACTGCGTGATAAGCATGGCCAAGGTCATGCCAAAGATTTTTTAACTGTCGGCTCAATGGGTCATGCCTCTCAAATTGCTCTAGGAATTGCTTTAAGTAAGCCCGGTAAAAAGGTTTTTTGTATAGACGGAGACGGGGCTGCCATTATGCACCTAGGCGGTTTGACTTCAATCGGTTCACAAAAACCTAAAAACATGATACACATAGCTTTAAATAACGGAGCACACGATTCGGTCGGTGGTCAGCCTACTGTAGGTAGAAAAATAAATCTTTGCGGTATTGCCTTTGCCTGTGGGTATACTAAGGTTGTAACCGTTAAAACTCTTGAGGAACTTGAAGCTCAATTAAAAGACTTGTCTTCAGCGGAAGGAACCTTTCTTATTGAAGTCTTGGTATCAAAAGGTTCAAGATCTGATCTAGGACGGCCTAAGTCTACTCCTATCGAGAATAAAAAAGCTTTTATGGAGTTTTTGGAGGGGAAACATGATTAA
- the aepX gene encoding phosphoenolpyruvate mutase: MQKKVYLGLTGDIIHPGIINIITEGAKHGHLIIGLLTDTAIVSHKRLPYLTYEQRKQVIENIKGVGEVIPQEDWSYIPNLKKLKPDFIIHGDDWKIGSLSKIRDEVIEVMKEWGGKVIEVPYTKGINSSALASNMHSIGTTPEIRMKTLRRLIEAKPIVRIMEAHSGLSGLIIENLEVQKDDGVHRYDGMWSSSLTDSTSKGKPDIEAVDLTTRLQSLTDILECTTKPIIYDGDTGGKTEHFVFTVRTLERNGVSAIIIEDKAGLKKNSLFGTEAKQELADVGDFCHKISEGKKAQVTKDFMIIARLESLIAGHSVDEALERAFAYVKAGTDGVMIHSKEKHGNDIKEFCERFRKEYEKVPIVLVPTTYNQFTEKELAAWGANIIIYANHMLRASYPAMLKVAQTILEAERSLEVNDLCLSIKQILELIPGTK; encoded by the coding sequence ATGCAAAAGAAAGTATATTTGGGACTTACCGGTGATATCATTCACCCGGGGATTATTAACATCATTACCGAAGGTGCAAAGCATGGGCATCTTATAATAGGCTTATTAACAGATACTGCTATTGTTTCGCATAAAAGACTTCCGTATCTCACTTATGAGCAGCGTAAGCAGGTTATTGAAAATATCAAGGGTGTAGGCGAGGTTATTCCTCAGGAAGATTGGTCTTATATTCCGAATTTAAAAAAGCTTAAGCCCGATTTTATTATTCACGGCGATGATTGGAAAATCGGCTCTTTAAGCAAGATTCGGGATGAAGTCATCGAAGTAATGAAAGAGTGGGGCGGCAAGGTTATTGAAGTTCCGTACACAAAGGGAATCAATTCAAGTGCGCTTGCTTCAAACATGCACAGCATAGGCACTACTCCCGAAATAAGAATGAAAACACTCCGCCGTCTTATCGAGGCTAAGCCTATTGTCCGTATAATGGAAGCTCATTCAGGTCTTTCCGGACTTATAATAGAAAATCTTGAAGTGCAAAAAGATGACGGTGTACACCGCTATGACGGCATGTGGTCTTCGAGTTTAACTGATTCAACCAGCAAGGGAAAGCCCGATATAGAAGCTGTTGACCTTACAACACGTTTACAAAGTTTAACCGATATTCTTGAATGTACCACTAAACCTATTATTTACGATGGGGACACAGGAGGCAAAACAGAGCACTTTGTTTTTACTGTTCGGACCCTTGAGCGTAACGGAGTTTCTGCCATCATAATCGAAGACAAGGCAGGGTTAAAGAAGAACAGCCTTTTTGGAACTGAGGCAAAACAGGAATTGGCTGATGTAGGCGATTTTTGTCATAAAATTTCCGAAGGAAAAAAGGCACAAGTTACAAAGGACTTTATGATAATAGCCCGTCTTGAGTCTCTTATAGCAGGTCATTCTGTCGATGAAGCCTTGGAACGGGCCTTTGCCTATGTAAAGGCAGGTACCGACGGCGTTATGATTCACAGTAAGGAAAAGCACGGAAACGATATAAAAGAGTTTTGTGAGCGCTTTAGAAAGGAATACGAAAAGGTTCCCATAGTTTTGGTGCCTACTACCTATAATCAGTTTACCGAAAAGGAATTGGCTGCGTGGGGAGCAAATATAATCATCTATGCCAATCACATGTTAAGAGCTTCTTATCCTGCTATGTTAAAAGTTGCTCAGACCATCTTAGAGGCAGAGCGTTCACTGGAAGTGAATGACCTGTGCCTTTCGATTAAACAAATTTTGGAACTTATTCCGGGGACTAAATAA
- a CDS encoding nucleotidyltransferase family protein: protein MKFGLTETQEKILIGILKKHIKSGETIVFGSRAMGTNTERSDIDIALKSVEFFSPYSLGDLIDEIAESDFPYLADILIYEEITNPALKEHIDRVGMEFITKEI from the coding sequence ATGAAGTTTGGGCTAACGGAAACTCAAGAAAAAATATTGATTGGTATTTTAAAAAAACACATTAAAAGCGGAGAGACAATAGTTTTCGGTTCTCGTGCAATGGGTACCAATACCGAAAGAAGCGATATAGATATAGCACTGAAGAGTGTTGAATTTTTTTCACCTTATTCGCTCGGCGATTTGATTGACGAAATAGCTGAATCGGATTTTCCTTACTTAGCTGATATACTGATTTATGAGGAAATTACCAACCCTGCCTTGAAGGAGCATATTGATAGGGTAGGAATGGAGTTTATAACAAAAGAAATTTAA
- a CDS encoding nucleotidyltransferase substrate binding protein has product MMNHIENIRWKQRFQNFEKAFLLLREIVESKDNLSEYEAIVQEGIVQRFEYTFELLWKTLKDKMEFDGISFERISPKYVFKDAYKSKYVDEIDVWIEMTNSRNLMSHTYDSLKLLEILKNIKEAFYPEMLKMYDYFKSEI; this is encoded by the coding sequence ATGATGAACCATATCGAAAATATCCGCTGGAAACAGCGCTTTCAAAATTTCGAAAAAGCTTTTTTGCTCTTAAGGGAAATTGTCGAGTCAAAAGATAATTTATCCGAATATGAGGCTATTGTTCAGGAAGGTATTGTACAGCGGTTTGAATATACTTTTGAACTTCTCTGGAAAACTCTAAAGGATAAGATGGAGTTTGACGGCATTAGTTTTGAGCGTATATCACCTAAGTATGTTTTTAAGGATGCTTATAAAAGTAAATATGTAGATGAAATTGATGTTTGGATTGAAATGACTAACAGCAGAAATTTGATGAGTCATACATACGATTCTTTAAAGCTCCTCGAAATATTAAAAAACATAAAGGAAGCTTTTTATCCTGAAATGTTAAAAATGTACGATTATTTTAAGAGTGAAATATAG
- a CDS encoding cation:proton antiporter: MNKLAEFLPAFMQFSRLENTNLILLLGIILLLGALGGTVFKKIKIPQVVGYIVIGIIIGQSGFQILSAQVITALDPLSSIALALIGFLIGGELKTKVIKKYGTQFVGILIFESIVPFITVSIVISLAAYFVTKNFAASISLGLILGSISSATAPAATTDVLRENRTRGPLTTTVLGIVAMDDAVALVLYALASSIAASLLGAQTASFGNRILLLLYNIFGSICLGSLIGFLLSLIIRNMMTDSGRILGFSLGCLLLSTGIAYLLSLDTILAAMALGFFMVNFAPAKTRSTFTLVENFTPPIYVLFFVLVGAKLNIWNVTPFVGFLALLYVVLRTLGKTIGSILGSWITKAPETVRKYLPFCLLSQAGVAIGLSISAGHDFSDTIGPTILLIITATTFIVQLVGPICVKYGVKRSGECGLDVTEEDLMKTLSVGDVMLNGKTICSPDSPAVIPENVPLSAIIGSFSRSPNLNYAVRSSDGTLAGMISLEHLKETLTMTAIYDCVFAMDIMQPADIVCSEKTGLKDLYELYTEKDIYAVPIVGDNGEPIGMAEKDTVDHFLHRKIIELHKNDYDQE, encoded by the coding sequence ATGAATAAATTGGCTGAATTCCTTCCCGCTTTTATGCAGTTTTCACGGCTTGAAAATACAAATCTTATTTTACTTTTGGGCATAATATTGCTTTTAGGTGCTCTTGGAGGAACCGTTTTTAAAAAAATAAAGATTCCTCAGGTTGTAGGTTATATTGTAATCGGTATAATAATAGGGCAGTCCGGTTTCCAAATTTTGTCGGCACAAGTAATTACTGCCTTGGATCCCTTGTCAAGCATTGCCTTAGCTCTTATCGGTTTTTTAATCGGTGGGGAATTAAAAACAAAGGTAATCAAAAAATACGGAACGCAGTTTGTCGGTATATTGATTTTTGAATCCATAGTTCCTTTTATAACGGTTTCTATAGTAATTTCTCTTGCTGCATATTTTGTTACAAAGAATTTTGCCGCCTCTATTTCTTTAGGTTTAATTTTGGGTTCCATATCTTCTGCGACAGCTCCTGCTGCAACTACTGATGTCTTGCGCGAAAACAGGACAAGAGGACCCTTAACAACTACCGTCCTAGGCATTGTCGCCATGGATGATGCCGTAGCCCTTGTGTTATACGCCCTTGCTTCTTCAATAGCGGCTTCTCTTTTGGGAGCTCAAACTGCAAGCTTTGGAAACCGGATTCTTTTGCTCTTATACAATATTTTTGGTTCTATCTGTTTGGGAAGCCTGATAGGCTTTTTGTTAAGTTTGATTATAAGAAATATGATGACGGATTCAGGAAGAATTTTGGGCTTTTCATTGGGCTGTCTTCTTCTTTCCACAGGTATTGCTTATCTTCTTAGTCTGGATACCATCTTAGCTGCAATGGCCTTAGGCTTTTTTATGGTTAATTTTGCTCCTGCAAAAACTCGTTCCACCTTTACCTTGGTAGAAAATTTTACGCCTCCCATTTATGTGCTTTTTTTCGTTTTAGTCGGGGCTAAATTGAACATTTGGAATGTAACACCCTTTGTCGGTTTTTTGGCTCTTTTATATGTTGTTTTGCGTACCTTAGGAAAGACAATAGGTTCTATTTTGGGTTCATGGATTACAAAGGCTCCCGAAACTGTTAGAAAATATCTGCCGTTTTGTCTTTTAAGTCAGGCAGGTGTTGCCATCGGTCTTTCTATTTCGGCGGGACATGATTTTTCAGATACGATAGGTCCTACAATCCTTCTTATAATTACTGCGACAACCTTTATAGTTCAGCTTGTAGGTCCTATTTGTGTAAAATACGGGGTAAAAAGATCCGGAGAATGCGGTCTTGATGTTACCGAAGAGGATTTAATGAAGACCTTATCGGTTGGGGACGTTATGCTAAACGGAAAAACAATTTGTTCTCCCGATTCTCCTGCAGTTATTCCTGAAAATGTTCCCTTAAGTGCTATAATAGGTTCATTTAGCCGCAGTCCTAACCTAAATTATGCCGTTCGAAGCAGTGACGGCACTCTTGCCGGTATGATAAGTTTGGAACACCTGAAGGAAACCTTAACAATGACTGCTATTTATGACTGTGTTTTTGCCATGGATATCATGCAGCCTGCCGATATCGTTTGCTCGGAAAAAACAGGCCTAAAAGATTTATATGAGCTTTATACCGAAAAAGATATCTATGCTGTTCCTATAGTCGGCGATAATGGAGAACCTATTGGTATGGCTGAAAAAGATACCGTAGATCATTTTTTGCACAGAAAAATAATAGAATTGCATAAAAACGACTATGATCAGGAGTAA
- a CDS encoding flagellar filament outer layer protein FlaA, with product MKKSIAIILFLVGFVAFSFAQQNDFSTIDAADPNKIGIDSAEQRIKEVSIEKFESEGTWYAKMSADEGVIRSRLFNGNPMNKKPIPAEEGLELTDEKVLGVKVSFYRRGYNSFEVHATKALPVEGIAKTASVWVVGRSYPHTMKLIVEDFWGKRFELYVGKLNHSGWKLMTVAIPPQNSAGKTGIIQKDYHYGTSMGLKIVGFRVECDPEEAYGHYYIYFDDLRVVSDLYEVDMRDKDDMSDNW from the coding sequence ATGAAAAAGAGTATAGCTATAATTTTGTTTTTGGTAGGTTTTGTTGCATTTTCTTTTGCCCAGCAAAATGATTTTTCTACAATAGATGCTGCTGATCCCAATAAAATCGGTATTGATTCTGCCGAGCAGAGGATTAAAGAAGTTTCTATTGAAAAGTTTGAAAGTGAAGGTACTTGGTATGCAAAGATGTCGGCTGATGAAGGTGTAATCCGCTCCAGACTCTTTAACGGTAATCCCATGAATAAGAAGCCTATTCCTGCAGAAGAAGGGCTTGAGCTTACCGATGAAAAAGTTCTTGGTGTAAAAGTTTCTTTTTATCGACGCGGTTATAACTCCTTTGAAGTTCATGCAACAAAGGCTCTCCCTGTGGAGGGAATTGCAAAGACTGCAAGTGTTTGGGTTGTAGGCCGAAGTTATCCCCACACAATGAAATTGATAGTAGAAGACTTTTGGGGAAAGAGATTTGAGCTTTATGTAGGAAAACTCAATCATTCCGGTTGGAAGCTGATGACTGTCGCTATTCCCCCGCAGAATTCTGCCGGAAAGACAGGTATCATCCAAAAGGACTATCACTACGGCACAAGCATGGGACTTAAGATTGTAGGTTTCCGAGTTGAATGTGATCCTGAAGAAGCTTATGGTCATTATTACATCTACTTTGATGATCTTCGCGTTGTAAGCGACTTATATGAAGTTGATATGCGCGATAAGGACGATATGTCGGATAACTGGTAA
- a CDS encoding flagellar filament outer layer protein FlaA yields MKHGGLVFAGIALMLLFAFAPLTAQQGSINYQTYMVDTFDNPDGQGWAYQAVGSKFITEGYPKVQYLNGMPHAVKVMNDDAENAKFLGLEFKFNRKGDNWVDIVPTKDGKPYEMPFKGNVHRLDMWVWGAGYYYNIEILVRDCEGRTHTLPLGYVNFKGWKNMHVTVPTSIPQASRYLGNKNKMTFVAFRIRTAPFERVDSFKIFFDEFKALTDVYVDSYDGYELADQSFDGEKTE; encoded by the coding sequence ATGAAACATGGCGGTTTAGTTTTTGCGGGCATTGCTTTAATGTTGTTGTTCGCATTTGCACCTTTAACGGCGCAGCAAGGTTCGATTAATTATCAAACTTATATGGTCGATACATTCGATAATCCTGACGGCCAGGGTTGGGCTTATCAGGCTGTTGGAAGTAAATTTATTACTGAAGGTTATCCCAAGGTTCAATATCTTAACGGAATGCCTCATGCAGTAAAGGTAATGAATGATGATGCTGAAAATGCTAAATTTCTTGGGCTCGAGTTTAAATTTAACCGAAAAGGCGATAACTGGGTAGATATTGTTCCCACCAAAGACGGTAAACCCTATGAAATGCCCTTTAAAGGAAATGTTCACCGATTGGATATGTGGGTTTGGGGTGCCGGTTATTATTATAACATAGAAATCCTTGTCCGGGACTGTGAAGGAAGAACTCATACATTACCCCTAGGTTATGTTAACTTTAAAGGCTGGAAGAATATGCATGTGACAGTTCCTACAAGCATACCTCAGGCATCCAGATATCTTGGAAATAAAAATAAGATGACTTTTGTAGCTTTTAGAATCAGAACTGCTCCTTTTGAAAGAGTTGATTCATTTAAGATATTTTTTGATGAATTTAAAGCCTTGACGGATGTCTATGTCGATTCTTATGACGGCTACGAATTGGCTGATCAATCTTTTGACGGTGAAAAAACCGAATAG
- a CDS encoding HD domain-containing protein, which translates to MTELNDFSKPIRDPIWKHIWMNDELYAVTKTAPFMRLYNIKQLGPAELVYPGASHTRAGHSIGVYNIALKMLNILLKKGADVWVSKEGAMSFLAAALLHDLGHFPFTHSLKELKLKEHEELTGELILKEPLRSEVTKTGAAPERTAAIITGEGKDDAETAFFQKLLSGVLDPDKLDYLNRDAFYCGVPYGIQDTDFILSQLIPDKKNGIKIESKAILSVESILFSKYLMYKSVYWHKDVRIATAMMKKAIFTGIEREKFSPEDLYHQDDEGIFRLLEKTNYPEKKPAQDLRLGKIYHIIAEEAFQGENPKHRNLEDLYKRRTAEETLAEYFSNKTGIKIGSEEIVIDIPEQISFESDLFIEDEKKVFSESSTVFSKEFIKTLVPSLRKIRIAVSDKIHKKTSNLKQTILPIF; encoded by the coding sequence ATGACCGAATTAAACGATTTTTCGAAACCCATCCGCGATCCTATATGGAAGCACATATGGATGAATGATGAATTATATGCCGTAACAAAGACAGCCCCCTTTATGCGCTTATATAATATAAAACAGCTGGGCCCGGCAGAGCTTGTTTATCCCGGTGCAAGCCATACAAGGGCCGGGCACAGTATCGGAGTTTACAATATAGCCCTAAAAATGCTCAATATTTTGTTAAAAAAAGGAGCTGATGTCTGGGTTTCAAAGGAAGGTGCTATGTCCTTTTTAGCGGCCGCCCTCCTCCACGACCTCGGCCATTTTCCTTTTACCCATTCCCTTAAAGAATTAAAGCTAAAAGAGCATGAGGAACTTACGGGAGAGCTTATTTTAAAAGAACCTCTGCGTTCTGAAGTAACCAAAACAGGAGCAGCCCCCGAGCGGACAGCAGCTATAATAACCGGTGAGGGCAAAGATGATGCCGAAACCGCTTTTTTTCAAAAGCTGCTCTCAGGTGTCTTAGATCCCGATAAACTTGATTATCTTAATAGGGATGCCTTTTATTGCGGAGTACCTTACGGAATTCAGGATACGGATTTTATCCTTTCACAGCTCATTCCCGACAAAAAAAACGGCATAAAGATAGAATCAAAGGCAATATTAAGCGTAGAAAGTATCCTCTTTTCAAAATATCTTATGTATAAGTCGGTTTACTGGCACAAGGATGTGCGTATAGCAACGGCTATGATGAAAAAAGCCATATTTACAGGAATCGAAAGGGAAAAATTTTCTCCCGAAGACCTATATCATCAAGATGATGAGGGGATTTTCAGACTTTTGGAAAAGACTAACTATCCCGAAAAAAAGCCGGCCCAAGATTTAAGGCTCGGTAAAATCTATCATATTATAGCCGAGGAAGCCTTTCAAGGTGAGAATCCGAAGCACAGAAATTTGGAAGACTTGTACAAACGCCGAACGGCAGAAGAAACCTTAGCAGAATATTTTTCAAATAAAACCGGAATTAAAATAGGCAGTGAGGAGATTGTTATAGATATACCTGAACAAATTTCTTTTGAATCGGACTTATTTATAGAGGATGAAAAGAAGGTATTCAGCGAAAGTTCTACCGTGTTTTCAAAGGAATTTATCAAAACCCTTGTTCCTTCTTTGAGAAAAATAAGGATAGCCGTTTCGGATAAAATTCATAAAAAAACCTCAAATCTTAAGCAAACAATCTTGCCGATTTTTTAA
- a CDS encoding late competence development ComFB family protein: protein MIIHNVMEDLVYTEVNKLFDEAEEKKESWLTCSCMQCRVDTMCYVLNRVKPRYIKSGRGLAHFLKFEKTEKVQIMADITSLVIEGMHRVLSTKRPHDHEPIIEDENTPVFNFPAITGNILDGSNFNPMEDAVVSLKMNGELVPQMSILWDNPYTISNKTPGAYTFCPKSIPAEKAGDVQKFIFVLRAEKEGFDPTNFSFDIEVKADDKIKSPLDSSNFYKVKNLFLCEHSEEE, encoded by the coding sequence ATGATCATTCATAATGTTATGGAAGACTTGGTATATACCGAAGTCAACAAACTATTTGATGAAGCCGAAGAAAAAAAAGAAAGCTGGCTTACATGCAGTTGTATGCAATGCAGAGTTGACACCATGTGCTATGTACTCAACCGGGTTAAACCCCGCTATATCAAATCCGGGAGAGGCCTTGCTCACTTTTTAAAATTTGAAAAAACGGAAAAGGTCCAGATCATGGCCGATATTACAAGTTTGGTAATTGAGGGTATGCACAGGGTACTTTCTACAAAAAGGCCTCATGACCATGAGCCCATAATCGAAGACGAAAATACTCCGGTTTTTAATTTTCCTGCCATAACAGGAAATATCTTAGACGGAAGCAACTTTAATCCTATGGAAGATGCTGTGGTCAGTCTTAAAATGAACGGAGAACTTGTACCCCAGATGAGTATTCTGTGGGACAACCCTTATACAATATCTAATAAGACTCCGGGAGCTTATACATTTTGTCCGAAATCCATACCGGCCGAAAAGGCAGGAGATGTACAAAAATTCATTTTTGTTCTTAGGGCCGAAAAAGAAGGTTTTGATCCGACCAATTTTTCATTTGATATTGAAGTAAAGGCTGATGATAAGATAAAGTCTCCTTTGGACTCTTCAAACTTTTATAAAGTTAAAAATTTATTTTTATGCGAACACAGTGAGGAAGAATAA
- the purQ gene encoding phosphoribosylformylglycinamidine synthase I, producing the protein MMKPKALVLHATGTNRDGDASRALELAGAEPEIVHINKLKAKEKKWKDYAILVIPGGFSYADALGAGKLFALDLSNYFFDEVSEFVITGKPVIGICNGFQVLVKSGILPGKEKDGKVILDKDGYKNRQATLTYNKQGRFECCFTTMIPQKSNCIWTKDLKGNIHCPIAHGEGRFLTDSQKTLDDLFEKGQVALVYGGRDAEKGLPANGEYPFNPNGSLADIAGICNTRGNVLGLMPHPENNVVIRERDSEKEKERTRLCLDMWKAGVNYVL; encoded by the coding sequence ATGATGAAACCTAAAGCCTTAGTATTACACGCAACAGGTACAAATAGGGATGGAGATGCGTCAAGAGCCTTAGAACTTGCCGGAGCAGAACCTGAGATTGTACATATAAACAAACTTAAAGCAAAAGAAAAAAAATGGAAGGATTATGCAATTCTTGTAATTCCGGGCGGCTTTTCTTATGCAGATGCCCTTGGAGCAGGTAAGCTTTTTGCCCTCGATTTAAGCAATTACTTTTTTGATGAGGTAAGCGAATTCGTAATAACGGGAAAGCCGGTCATAGGCATTTGTAACGGTTTTCAGGTTTTGGTAAAGTCAGGCATCCTCCCCGGAAAAGAAAAAGACGGAAAGGTTATTTTGGATAAGGACGGCTATAAAAACAGACAAGCTACCCTAACCTATAATAAACAGGGAAGATTTGAATGCTGCTTTACAACTATGATTCCTCAAAAATCAAACTGTATTTGGACAAAGGACCTAAAAGGCAATATACACTGCCCAATAGCCCACGGCGAAGGACGCTTTTTGACCGATTCTCAAAAAACTCTTGATGATTTATTTGAAAAAGGACAGGTTGCGCTGGTTTACGGAGGAAGGGATGCCGAAAAAGGCCTTCCTGCAAACGGAGAGTACCCTTTTAATCCTAACGGATCTCTTGCAGATATAGCCGGCATATGCAATACACGAGGAAATGTGCTCGGCCTCATGCCCCATCCCGAAAATAATGTAGTTATAAGAGAAAGGGATTCGGAAAAAGAAAAGGAACGCACAAGACTCTGCCTTGATATGTGGAAGGCCGGAGTCAATTATGTTCTATAA
- a CDS encoding SH3 domain-containing protein, protein MNNFFRKWKLLVFILVSAIASSVFFGSCSKKLGYGVVNWSIPEYNLTAGDIIPVYVKSNIEKVYIVGLNEKTSLRVEIPLWQLTFFESKKDAGKFQARLTDHKHAYARVKLDGLPMRSNPDNTSNQVYRLKLGQLVKILWFGEGVPVLKGGKPMDGQWYEVLTEDGVRGWCFSYNLNIYDERETESSENSNLAQEKDAELDAVLNEFWYPEHYRKMINNRQVDLDKISLTWGFFPGLRSGIARVELENTRLSFPYTKVIKIGNKYLFEGSNLSMQIRGKDIITLEFSDKNGKLRLENFITLNATPENIINKEIKRREAVIEKIAKTSSEFTSENFGSLKILSDGQFIWSGYNLLSPSIIPSGAGSSGKISLKHFLDKKLLSDYEGALSFRFEKTSEPVVFMYSISSKGLRLEAVESSSIQDNIVTRRSLDPVILFFAAN, encoded by the coding sequence ATGAATAATTTTTTTCGAAAATGGAAACTGCTTGTTTTTATTTTAGTATCTGCTATAGCATCGTCTGTTTTTTTCGGCTCGTGTTCAAAAAAGCTTGGTTACGGTGTAGTAAACTGGTCAATTCCCGAATATAACCTTACTGCAGGAGATATAATACCTGTTTATGTAAAATCTAATATTGAAAAGGTTTACATTGTAGGCCTAAACGAAAAAACATCGCTAAGAGTAGAGATTCCCCTTTGGCAGCTTACCTTTTTTGAGTCAAAAAAAGATGCAGGTAAATTTCAGGCAAGGTTAACCGATCATAAACATGCTTATGCAAGGGTTAAGTTAGACGGCCTTCCGATGCGCTCAAACCCCGACAATACCTCAAATCAGGTTTACCGCTTAAAATTAGGACAACTTGTAAAGATTCTTTGGTTCGGAGAAGGGGTTCCGGTTTTGAAAGGCGGAAAACCTATGGACGGCCAGTGGTATGAGGTTCTAACCGAGGATGGAGTAAGAGGATGGTGTTTTTCATATAATCTAAATATCTATGATGAAAGAGAAACTGAGTCATCCGAAAACTCGAATTTAGCCCAAGAAAAAGATGCAGAACTTGATGCTGTTCTAAACGAATTTTGGTATCCCGAACATTACAGAAAGATGATAAACAACAGGCAGGTTGATCTCGATAAAATAAGCCTGACATGGGGCTTTTTTCCGGGTTTACGCTCAGGTATTGCAAGAGTCGAGCTTGAAAACACAAGGCTTTCTTTTCCATATACCAAGGTTATCAAAATCGGAAACAAGTATCTCTTTGAAGGCTCTAATCTTTCGATGCAGATAAGAGGTAAGGATATCATCACTCTCGAATTTTCCGATAAGAACGGAAAACTCAGGCTGGAAAACTTTATCACCCTAAATGCCACACCTGAAAATATTATCAATAAAGAAATAAAAAGAAGAGAAGCGGTAATAGAAAAAATAGCAAAAACTTCATCCGAATTTACATCGGAAAATTTCGGTTCTTTGAAAATATTGTCTGACGGTCAATTTATTTGGAGCGGTTACAACCTTCTCTCTCCCTCTATTATACCTTCGGGGGCAGGTTCTTCCGGCAAGATTAGTTTAAAGCATTTTTTGGACAAAAAGCTTTTATCGGACTATGAGGGAGCTTTGAGTTTTCGGTTTGAAAAAACATCCGAGCCCGTTGTCTTTATGTACAGTATTTCATCCAAGGGGCTCCGCCTTGAAGCAGTAGAGTCTTCAAGTATACAGGATAATATTGTAACACGCAGAAGTTTAGATCCGGTGATCTTGTTCTTTGCAGCAAACTAA